One window of Quercus robur chromosome 5, dhQueRobu3.1, whole genome shotgun sequence genomic DNA carries:
- the LOC126728203 gene encoding uncharacterized protein LOC126728203, producing MGLRDLKAFNLAMLAKQGWRLLQNQGSLVFKCLKARYFPRCNFLETVDSLNSSFIWKSIIAAQPVLKNGCYWRVGDGTSVRLMSDSWIPNHPTKKILVHPVEEKWEWRVSELMDPELREADWAESSRGHSGTKVWAKLWKLKNKIIHGGKLQAPTQLNKQASDLLAEFQQAQEQLTIVHRTSTESRWCPPPNSKFKLNFDAAIFLDLKCSGIGAIICNENGEVMGAISTKGPQVQDSTEAKVLACRRALEFSIDIGFFELVIEGDSAQVLNSLMSSDTNLSWLGHIIVDIQCLVAGLHWAEVKLVKRDANCVAHSLARYAKIIVDDVFWLEDSPPPALEALYFDSLQFQ from the exons ATGGGATTACGAGACTTGAAGGCCTTCAATCTTGCCATGCTAGCTAAACAGGGATGGAGATTATTGCAAAACCAAGGATCTTTAGTGTTCAAGTGCCTTAAAGCTCGATATTTCCCACGATGCAATTTCCTGGAAACAGTTGATTCACTGAATAGCTCATTTATTTGGAAGAGTATTATTGCTGCTCAACcagttttaaaaaatggatgCTATTGGAGGGTGGGAGATGGGACATCCGTACGGCTCATGTCGGATAGTTGGATCCCTAACCACCCCACAAAGAAAATCCTAGTCCACCCTGTTGAGGAAAAATGGGAATGGAGAGTTTCTGAACTCATGGACCCCGAATTAAG GGAGGCGGATTGGGCAGAAAGTTCAAGAGGGCACAGTGGAACTAAAGTTTGGGCAAAGTTATGGAAGCTTAAG AACAAGATTATCCATGGGGGAAAGCTTCAGGCACCAACCCAACTAAATAAACAAGCATCTGATCTCCTGGCAGAATTTCAGCAAGCTCAAGAGCAGCTAACTATAGTCCATAGAACCAGCACAGAGAGCAGATGGTGCCCACCACcaaattcaaagttcaaacttaaCTTTGATGCAGCCATTTTCTTGGACCTTAAGTGTTCAGGTATAGGAGCTATCATTTGCAATGAAAACGGTGAAGTAATGGGAGCAATTTCTACCAAGGGTCCTCAGGTACAAGATAGCACGGAAGCTAAAGTCCTTGCATGCCGCAGAGCTCTAGAATTTTCCATTGATATTGGATTTTTTGAATTGGTGATTGAAGGAGATAGTGCACAGGTGCTGAATTCATTAATGTCCAGTGATACAAACTTGTCTTGGCTAGGCCATATCATTGTTGATATACAATGTTTGGTTGCTGGTTTACATTGGGCAGAAGTGAAATTGGTGAAAAGGGATGCAAATTGTGTAGCTCATTCTCTAGCGCGTTATGCGAAAATTATAGTTGATGATGTATTCTGGTTGGAGGACTCTCCACCACCAGCCTTGGAGGCATTGTATTTTGACTCTCTTCAGTTTCAATGA
- the LOC126728204 gene encoding uncharacterized protein LOC126728204, whose protein sequence is MWVQAPTVCFLWETRLDKEGFDRQLGDLPFPNKIVVKQLNSRGGLTLIWREGVQLELINFTMNHILVKVMEEDGFNWFLIGFYGWPEASQREGFTSLLAKAESAGRIHGVSICRRALTISHLLFVDDSLLFYKASQKEVQVINGILQTYVDASGQCNNMEKSSVFFSNNTPEGMRDWIKVKLAVKEVAKFETYLGLPTLVGRAKYQTFAYLKDRVWKKLLGWKGKLLSKARKEVLIKAVAQSIPTYIMGVFQLPTKLCDDLNAMCANFWWG, encoded by the exons ATGTGGGTTCAAGCACCTACGGTTTGCTTCTTGTGGGAGACTAGACTGGACAAGGAGGGGTTTGACAGACAACTAGGGGACCTACCGTTCCCAAACAAAATAGTGGTTAAGCAACTAAATTCTAGAGGAGGATTAACACTGATTTGGAGGGAAGGAGTGCAGCTGGAACTCATCAATTTCACCATGAACCATATTCTTGTTAAAGTCATGGAAGAAGATGGGTTCAATTGGTTTCTCATCGGATTTTATGGGTGGCCTGAAGCTAGCCAACGTG AAGGGTTCACATCCTTATTAGCAAAAGCTGAGTCGGCGGGGAGGATTCATGGTGTTTCTATTTGTAGAAGAGCGCTAACAATATCTCACTTGCTTTTCGTTGATGATTCATTGTTGTTCTACAAAGCCTCTCAAAAGGAAGTCCAGGTGATAAATGGAATTCTACAAACTTATGTAGATGCCTCGGGTCAGTGTAATAATATGGAGAAGTCCTCAGTATTTTTCAGTAACAACACTCCAGAGGGGATGCGAGATTGGATAAAGGTGAAGTTGGCTGTAAAGGAAGTAGCAAAGTTTGAAACTTACCTGGGGCTACCGACATTGGTTGGAAGGGCAAAGTACCAAACTTTTGCCTATCTTAAAGATAGAGTGTGGAAAAAGTTGCTGGGTTGGAAAGGCAAATTGTTGTCCAAGGCCAGGAAAGAGGTGTTGATTAAGGCCGTAGCACAATCTATCCCCACATACATAATGGGTGTCTTCCAATTGCCAACAAAGCTTTGTGATGATCTTAACGCAATGTGTGCGAACTTCTGGTGGGGTTAA